The following coding sequences are from one Arthrobacter sp. PvP023 window:
- the lgt gene encoding prolipoprotein diacylglyceryl transferase: MQTVLHAAAMLPASIPSPDWSGFDIPLPWGSLRIHAYALCILAGIVVGLWLTSVRWTKRGTPEGSLWDIAIWAIPFGIIGGRLYHVFSSPDAYFGPGFDGTGDLSLIPQIQRGGLGIWGAVLLGAVGAWIGCRRAGVKLTAFLDAAAPGLLLAQALGRWGNYFNQELFGGPTTLPWGLQIDADNANFPAGMPADTLFHPTFLYESLWNIAGVLILLALDRKFNFRRGRLFWLYAMYYTLGRVWIEAMRIDDAEQISLFGITTRLNVWTSIFVFLAALIVFIALGLRKRDEPDTPYLAGHVPAAKDGDTDSEGGAAADSDGAPAGDREDGELAAVPADGKSIRHSDKSVSDSGSRDNLPDNQSGPGHTSAPTEAVTDPAVGTRPAQGPPAAGNSAHQDSGSAPDTDRTK; this comes from the coding sequence ATGCAGACAGTCCTCCACGCGGCGGCCATGCTCCCCGCCAGCATTCCGAGCCCGGACTGGTCCGGGTTCGATATCCCGCTGCCGTGGGGGTCCCTGCGCATCCACGCCTACGCGCTGTGCATCCTTGCCGGAATCGTTGTTGGCCTGTGGCTGACGTCGGTCCGCTGGACCAAGAGGGGCACGCCGGAGGGCAGTCTGTGGGACATCGCCATCTGGGCGATTCCGTTCGGCATCATCGGCGGCCGCCTCTACCACGTGTTCTCATCCCCGGACGCCTACTTCGGCCCCGGCTTCGACGGCACCGGCGACCTGTCCCTGATTCCGCAGATCCAGCGCGGCGGACTGGGGATCTGGGGGGCCGTACTGCTCGGCGCCGTGGGCGCATGGATCGGCTGCCGCCGTGCAGGCGTCAAGCTGACCGCGTTCCTGGATGCCGCCGCTCCCGGGCTGCTGCTGGCCCAGGCATTGGGGCGCTGGGGCAACTACTTCAACCAGGAGCTCTTCGGCGGTCCCACCACCCTTCCCTGGGGCCTGCAGATCGACGCCGACAATGCTAACTTCCCGGCTGGCATGCCGGCCGACACGCTCTTCCACCCGACATTCCTCTACGAGTCCCTCTGGAACATCGCGGGCGTGCTGATCCTGCTGGCCCTCGACCGGAAGTTCAACTTCCGCCGCGGGCGTTTGTTCTGGCTCTACGCCATGTACTACACCCTGGGCCGGGTCTGGATCGAAGCCATGCGGATCGACGATGCCGAACAGATCAGCCTGTTCGGTATCACCACCCGGCTCAACGTCTGGACCAGCATCTTCGTATTCCTTGCCGCGCTGATCGTGTTCATTGCACTGGGGCTCCGCAAACGCGATGAACCGGACACCCCGTACCTTGCCGGACACGTTCCGGCCGCAAAGGACGGCGACACCGATAGCGAGGGCGGTGCTGCGGCTGACAGCGACGGTGCCCCGGCCGGGGACCGCGAAGACGGCGAACTGGCAGCTGTTCCGGCGGACGGCAAAAGCATCCGGCATTCGGACAAGAGTGTCTCAGATAGTGGGTCCCGTGATAATCTCCCTGATAACCAAAGCGGTCCGGGGCACACTTCCGCCCCAACTGAAGCGGTGACGGATCCAGCCGTCGGCACCAGGCCCGCCCAGGGCCCGCCGGCAGCCGGCAACTCCGCTCACCAGGACTCCGGATCCGCGCCGGACACTGACCGCACCAAGTAG
- the trpA gene encoding tryptophan synthase subunit alpha, which yields MTGVQDITSTSKSAAAIDKARAEGRAALIGYLPAGYPSVEDTIAAGIALAENGADLIEIGIPYSDPVMDGQVIQAATTEALAKGFHVRQVFDVVRGITSKTDAAVLVMTYWNPVVRMGVDEFSRQLAEAGGAGLITPDLIPDEASEWMAASDKYGLDRVFLVAPSSSPERMKRTVDASRGFVYAVSIMGVTGARTSVSSAAEGVVAAAHAAGAERVCVGLGVSNAGQVREIAAYADGVIVGTALVAAIRDGGVDAVAALTKDLSTGLTREEA from the coding sequence GTGACCGGCGTTCAGGACATCACCAGCACCAGCAAATCGGCAGCCGCCATCGACAAGGCACGCGCTGAAGGACGGGCCGCCCTCATCGGCTACCTGCCCGCCGGCTACCCGAGCGTGGAGGACACCATCGCAGCCGGCATCGCGCTGGCCGAGAACGGTGCCGACCTGATTGAGATCGGGATCCCCTACTCGGACCCCGTCATGGACGGACAGGTCATCCAGGCTGCCACCACCGAGGCCCTCGCCAAGGGTTTCCACGTCCGCCAGGTGTTCGACGTGGTCCGCGGCATCACCAGCAAGACCGACGCCGCCGTCCTGGTCATGACTTACTGGAACCCTGTAGTCCGGATGGGCGTGGATGAGTTCTCCCGCCAGCTGGCCGAAGCCGGGGGAGCCGGGCTCATCACCCCCGACCTGATTCCCGACGAAGCCTCTGAATGGATGGCTGCCTCGGACAAGTACGGACTGGACCGGGTCTTCCTTGTGGCACCGTCCTCCTCCCCGGAGCGCATGAAGCGCACGGTGGATGCCAGCCGCGGCTTCGTCTACGCAGTGTCCATCATGGGCGTCACCGGTGCCCGGACCTCCGTCAGCAGCGCAGCGGAAGGCGTCGTGGCCGCCGCGCATGCGGCAGGTGCCGAACGTGTATGCGTGGGCCTCGGAGTCTCCAATGCCGGCCAGGTCCGCGAGATCGCAGCCTACGCAGACGGCGTGATCGTTGGCACGGCACTGGTCGCCGCCATCCGCGACGGCGGCGTGGACGCTGTCGCCGCCCTGACAAAAGACCTCAGCACCGGCCTGACCAGGGAAGAAGCCTAA